Proteins co-encoded in one Lineus longissimus chromosome 11, tnLinLong1.2, whole genome shotgun sequence genomic window:
- the LOC135495336 gene encoding amine oxidase [flavin-containing] B-like isoform X2, which yields MCNPIAFETGNTSKMELETNHSDDIERADVIVIGAGISGLCAAKLLKEEGLDVIVLEARDRVGGRTYTKKGPSHGYSDLGGAYVGPTQDRIIRLAKELKVETHKVDEEGKIVSYNHNNWAALETITSTICNPIAFVDYLNAYRTIDSFAKQVPLNAPWEAPRAKEWDAMNVAQFVEKLCWTKEVHFDLHLLLSGLFAEDLDKISLLYVLWSINSGGSLNRMDEIENGAIERKFVGGAQQISEKMADILGDRVKLSSPVLKIDQTGEEPLLTTEHGKKYIARHVISAIPITILNRITFRPSLPVAKVQLCMRMTMGCIIKTHMYYEKQFWKEKGLSGIANTKVDGDICICLNDTKPNGSFPCLVRFIIGGKAREFTSLTQEERKRRLADQYAEVFKMEEMRHPIRYEELNWLEEEYSGGGYGGVMQPGLLTTFGSKLREPVGNVHFAGAEAATVWVGYMDGAVQSGERAAREILHKLGRISEDDIWQEEAPSIEIPHASIGEHTFEKFLPSMNVIISFFTAISSGLFLWGFFKFFNISLKNF from the exons ATGT GTAATCCTATAGCTTTTGAAACTGGGAATACTTCAAAGATGGAATTGGAGACAAATCATTCAGATGATATCGAGAGGGCGGACGTGATTGTGATCGGAGCTGGCATCAGTG GACTGTGTGCTGCTAAACTGCTCAAGGAGGAGGGCCTTGATGTCATCGTGTTGGAAGCAAGGGACAGAGTTGGAGGAAGGACTTATACAAAAAAA GGTCCCAGCCATGGCTACTCTGATCTCGGTGGTGCCTATGTTGGACCAACACAGGATCGAATCATCCGTCTCGCAAAAGAGCTGAAGGTCGAAACCCACAAGGTTGATGAAGAAGGAAAAATAGTGAGCTACAATCAT aataacTGGGCTGCATTGGAGACAATAACCTCAACAATCTGTAATCCCATTGCTTTCGTAGACTACCTAAATGCCTATCGGACAATCGATTCATTTGCAAAACAG GTTCCTTTGAATGCTCCCTGGGAAGCGCCTCGTGCCAAGGAATGGGATGCGATGAATGTTGCTCAGTTTGTTGAGAAGCTGTGTTGGACAAA AGAAGTACACTTCGACCTCCACTTGCTTCTTTCTGGCCTGTTCGCAGAAGACTTAGATAAGATCTCCTTACTATATGTCTTGTGGAGTATTAACTCGGGTGGATCCCTCAATCGAATGGACGAAATTGAAAATGGCGCCATT GAACGGAAGTTTGTTGGTGGAGCTCAACAGATCTCAGAGAAAATGGCTGATATCCTTGGCGATCGTGTGAAGTTGTCAAGTCCTGTACTAAAAATAGACCAAACTGGAGAAGAACCTCTGTTGACTACGGAACATGGAAAAAAATACATT GCTCGTCACGTGATAAGTGCAATCCCTATTACCATCCTCAACAGAATCACCTTCCGTCCCTCGCTACCAGTTGCAAAGGTCCAACTGTGCATGCGCATGACCATGGGCTGCATCATCAAGACCCACATGTATTATGAGAAACAGTTTTGGAAAGAGAAAG GTTTAAGTGGCATTGCGAACACGAAGGTTGATGGTGACATATGTATctgtttgaatgacacaaagcCCAATGGATCATTCCCTTGTTTAGTGCGTTTTATCATTGGTGGAAAGGCGAGGGAATTTACATCTTTGACCCAGGAGGAAAG GAAGCGACGACTAGCTGATCAATATGCCGAGGTGTTCAAGATGGAGGAAATGCGACATCCCATTAGATATGAGGAACTGAACTGGTTGGAGGAGGAATATAGCGGCGGCGGTTATGGTGGGGTCATGCAACCAGGTCTCCTCACGACATTCGGATC AAAGTTACGAGAACCAGTTGGTAATGTACATTTTGCTGGTGCGGAGGCTGCAACAGTTTGGGTGGGCTATATGGATGGTGCAGTGCAGTCTGGAGAAAGGGCTGCAAGAGAG ATCCTTCATAAACTTGGCCGTATTTCCGAGGATGACATCTGGCAAGAGGAGGCGCCCTCTATAGAAATCCCACATGCTTCAATCGGTGAACATACCTTTGAAAAGTTCTTGCCATCCATGAATGTCATCATAAGTTTCTTCACTGCCATATCAAGTGGATTATTTCTGTGGGGTTTCTTTAAGTTTTTTAATATAAGTCTCAAAAACTTTTAG
- the LOC135495336 gene encoding amine oxidase [flavin-containing] B-like isoform X1: protein MSCSNPIAFETGNTSKMELETNHSDDIERADVIVIGAGISGLCAAKLLKEEGLDVIVLEARDRVGGRTYTKKGPSHGYSDLGGAYVGPTQDRIIRLAKELKVETHKVDEEGKIVSYNHNNWAALETITSTICNPIAFVDYLNAYRTIDSFAKQVPLNAPWEAPRAKEWDAMNVAQFVEKLCWTKEVHFDLHLLLSGLFAEDLDKISLLYVLWSINSGGSLNRMDEIENGAIERKFVGGAQQISEKMADILGDRVKLSSPVLKIDQTGEEPLLTTEHGKKYIARHVISAIPITILNRITFRPSLPVAKVQLCMRMTMGCIIKTHMYYEKQFWKEKGLSGIANTKVDGDICICLNDTKPNGSFPCLVRFIIGGKAREFTSLTQEERKRRLADQYAEVFKMEEMRHPIRYEELNWLEEEYSGGGYGGVMQPGLLTTFGSKLREPVGNVHFAGAEAATVWVGYMDGAVQSGERAAREILHKLGRISEDDIWQEEAPSIEIPHASIGEHTFEKFLPSMNVIISFFTAISSGLFLWGFFKFFNISLKNF from the exons ATGTCCTGCAGTAATCCTATAGCTTTTGAAACTGGGAATACTTCAAAGATGGAATTGGAGACAAATCATTCAGATGATATCGAGAGGGCGGACGTGATTGTGATCGGAGCTGGCATCAGTG GACTGTGTGCTGCTAAACTGCTCAAGGAGGAGGGCCTTGATGTCATCGTGTTGGAAGCAAGGGACAGAGTTGGAGGAAGGACTTATACAAAAAAA GGTCCCAGCCATGGCTACTCTGATCTCGGTGGTGCCTATGTTGGACCAACACAGGATCGAATCATCCGTCTCGCAAAAGAGCTGAAGGTCGAAACCCACAAGGTTGATGAAGAAGGAAAAATAGTGAGCTACAATCAT aataacTGGGCTGCATTGGAGACAATAACCTCAACAATCTGTAATCCCATTGCTTTCGTAGACTACCTAAATGCCTATCGGACAATCGATTCATTTGCAAAACAG GTTCCTTTGAATGCTCCCTGGGAAGCGCCTCGTGCCAAGGAATGGGATGCGATGAATGTTGCTCAGTTTGTTGAGAAGCTGTGTTGGACAAA AGAAGTACACTTCGACCTCCACTTGCTTCTTTCTGGCCTGTTCGCAGAAGACTTAGATAAGATCTCCTTACTATATGTCTTGTGGAGTATTAACTCGGGTGGATCCCTCAATCGAATGGACGAAATTGAAAATGGCGCCATT GAACGGAAGTTTGTTGGTGGAGCTCAACAGATCTCAGAGAAAATGGCTGATATCCTTGGCGATCGTGTGAAGTTGTCAAGTCCTGTACTAAAAATAGACCAAACTGGAGAAGAACCTCTGTTGACTACGGAACATGGAAAAAAATACATT GCTCGTCACGTGATAAGTGCAATCCCTATTACCATCCTCAACAGAATCACCTTCCGTCCCTCGCTACCAGTTGCAAAGGTCCAACTGTGCATGCGCATGACCATGGGCTGCATCATCAAGACCCACATGTATTATGAGAAACAGTTTTGGAAAGAGAAAG GTTTAAGTGGCATTGCGAACACGAAGGTTGATGGTGACATATGTATctgtttgaatgacacaaagcCCAATGGATCATTCCCTTGTTTAGTGCGTTTTATCATTGGTGGAAAGGCGAGGGAATTTACATCTTTGACCCAGGAGGAAAG GAAGCGACGACTAGCTGATCAATATGCCGAGGTGTTCAAGATGGAGGAAATGCGACATCCCATTAGATATGAGGAACTGAACTGGTTGGAGGAGGAATATAGCGGCGGCGGTTATGGTGGGGTCATGCAACCAGGTCTCCTCACGACATTCGGATC AAAGTTACGAGAACCAGTTGGTAATGTACATTTTGCTGGTGCGGAGGCTGCAACAGTTTGGGTGGGCTATATGGATGGTGCAGTGCAGTCTGGAGAAAGGGCTGCAAGAGAG ATCCTTCATAAACTTGGCCGTATTTCCGAGGATGACATCTGGCAAGAGGAGGCGCCCTCTATAGAAATCCCACATGCTTCAATCGGTGAACATACCTTTGAAAAGTTCTTGCCATCCATGAATGTCATCATAAGTTTCTTCACTGCCATATCAAGTGGATTATTTCTGTGGGGTTTCTTTAAGTTTTTTAATATAAGTCTCAAAAACTTTTAG
- the LOC135495337 gene encoding FMRFamide receptor-like: protein MLIEVEDGSMNGSGQANGTEMPNMVLPYHDYYGYVYFCGPLCVLGFITNFLCIAVLSHDKSKVSTSFFLQMLALADNGLLAAMFFTKVLMTASAYHPDNSSLAAYFQFLTRTMYLSNGLTEIFKMYAVLMVVLVTVDRCIAIYFPLQASRLCNLKTATFEVCGLLVYVVIFNMPRFFEMRVIQVYSNITNTTSYTFEPSDMMNNHNYNVIYNTVDSLLNLIIPVLGVFIMNIALIVRLTNARKSRMMMTNASNRNSHSGITLNLVSVVSMFVVCETPIAITTILLAKDMYQGTQSFDMILAHTVSDCFQVFNSFSNFFIYCLVGRKFRRILCDEICCLKKARHLRMSSWSRITAEEHKSGMRSPRLRHINGGASGYTTATSIMDENSIIIPKFCVNNIGYTEPHEKAQIESEEKDFYISPTPCIQMEELKQETI, encoded by the exons ATGCTGATAGAAGTCGAGGACGGAAGCATGAACGGCTCAGGCCAGGCTAACGGGACGGAGATGCCTAATATGGTATTGCCCTACCATGACTATTATGGATACGTCTACTTCTGTGGTCCGTTGTGCGTCCTTGGATTCATTACAAACTTCTTGTGCATTGCCGTTCTCAGTCATGATAAGTCTAAAGTATCAACATCGTTTTTTCTGCAAATGCTAGCACTTGCTGACAATGGATTGCTAGCTGCGATGTTCTTTACAAAGGTTCTCATGACGGCATCAGCATATCATCCAGACAATTCAAGCCTTGCTGCATACTTTCAATTCCTCACCCGCACAATGTACCTTTCAAATGGATTAACtgagattttcaaaatgtatgcCGTATTAATGGTAGTATTAGTGACAGTGGATCGTTGCATTGCGATATATTTCCCACTGCAGGCATCAAGACTTTGTAACCTTAAAACAGCAACTTTTGAAGTCTGTGGATTACTTGTGTATGTTGTGATATTCAATATGCCCCGTTTCTTCGAAATGCGTGTCATTCAAGTATACTCTAATATCACAAATACGACATCATATACTTTTGAGCCCTCCGATATGATGAACAATCATAACTATAACGTAATTTACAACACCGTGGATAGTTTACTGAACCTGATCATTCCCGTCCTGGGGGTATTCATCATGAATATTGCCCTAATTGTGCGTCTGACGAACGCGCGGAAATCCCGCATGATGATGACAAACGCGTCCAACCGTAACAGTCATTCTGGAATAACGTTGAACTTAGTTAGTGTCGTTTCGATGTTTGTTGTTTGTGAGACACCGATTGCCATCACAACGATATTACTCGCCAAGGACATGTATCAGGGGACGCAGTCTTTCGACATGATTCTTGCCCACACTGTCTCCGACTGTTTCCAGGTCTTCAATTCGTTCagcaatttcttcatctactgtcTCGTCGGGCGGAAATTCCGGAGGATCCTCTGCGACGAGATCTGCTGCCTGAAGAAGGCTCGGCACCTGCGGATGAGCTCATGGAGCAGAATTACTGCGG AGGAGCACAAATCTGGCATGAGGTCACCACGGTTACGACACATTAATGGAGGAGCATCTGGATACACAACGGCGACATCTATAATGGACGAAAATAGTATCATTATTCCTAAATTTTGTGTCAATAACATTGGATACACCGAACCACATGAAAAGGCACAAATCGAAAGTGAAGAAAAGGACTTCTATATATCGCCAACACCTTGTATACAAATGGAGGAGTTGAAGCAAGAGACAATATAG